A window of the Butyricimonas faecalis genome harbors these coding sequences:
- a CDS encoding efflux RND transporter periplasmic adaptor subunit yields MNKTVFSVLKWTSVSGVLLVAMSCRRAAPGLEISQLVKTAEVQKYDGECSTTYPGKIKAASDVQLAFRVAGPILRFNAEVGEFVKKGDVLAEIDPRDYKLQYEATKAEYTQVTEESDRVIELYHRKSVPVNDYDKAVAAKQRIASLYHANLNALNDTKLKAPFDGYIQKKFFDAHEIVNIGTPVLSMINNDYYEVNIDIPSSDFVRRESFKEFYCEADVFPGVKIPLELLDVTQQANYNQLFRVRFRMKPEEKLNLAAGMSVSVTIRFEPGQEGLSIIPISSLFQKEDKSYVWVYDTAQMTVKMNPVQVVELDKDGQVIVESDLASGTRIVSAGVNGLREGQKVRLLAPVSSSNVGKLL; encoded by the coding sequence ATGAATAAGACAGTGTTTTCGGTATTGAAGTGGACTTCTGTCTCGGGAGTTTTACTCGTTGCGATGTCTTGTCGGAGAGCTGCTCCGGGCTTGGAAATCTCGCAACTGGTGAAGACGGCAGAAGTGCAGAAGTATGATGGGGAGTGTAGTACGACCTATCCGGGGAAAATCAAAGCGGCTTCAGATGTGCAGTTGGCATTCCGGGTGGCGGGACCTATTCTACGTTTCAACGCTGAAGTGGGTGAATTTGTGAAGAAAGGAGACGTGTTGGCCGAGATAGATCCGAGGGATTACAAATTGCAGTATGAGGCAACAAAAGCAGAGTACACGCAGGTGACGGAAGAATCGGATCGGGTGATCGAATTGTATCACCGGAAAAGTGTTCCCGTCAATGATTACGACAAAGCCGTGGCGGCCAAACAGCGGATCGCCTCGTTGTACCATGCCAACCTGAACGCCTTGAACGACACGAAATTAAAGGCTCCTTTCGACGGGTATATTCAGAAAAAGTTTTTTGATGCTCACGAAATTGTGAACATCGGGACTCCCGTGTTATCCATGATTAATAATGATTACTACGAAGTGAATATCGACATCCCGTCCAGTGATTTTGTTCGCCGGGAGAGCTTCAAAGAATTCTATTGTGAGGCGGATGTCTTTCCGGGTGTAAAAATCCCCTTGGAGCTGCTGGATGTAACACAACAGGCGAATTACAATCAACTCTTCCGGGTACGTTTCCGGATGAAACCGGAGGAGAAATTGAACTTGGCGGCAGGCATGAGCGTCAGCGTCACCATCCGTTTCGAACCGGGGCAGGAAGGCTTGTCCATCATCCCGATTTCTTCATTGTTTCAAAAAGAGGATAAATCTTATGTATGGGTGTACGATACGGCTCAAATGACCGTGAAAATGAACCCCGTGCAAGTCGTCGAACTGGATAAAGACGGGCAAGTCATCGTGGAATCGGATCTGGCCTCGGGTACAAGGATCGTTTCCGCCGGGGTGAACGGCCTGAGGGAAGGGCAAAAAGTACGGTTGCTAGCCCCTGTCTCCTCTTCCAATGTCGGCAAATTATTATAA